The Periplaneta americana isolate PAMFEO1 chromosome 16, P.americana_PAMFEO1_priV1, whole genome shotgun sequence genome segment GGCTTCGCTTTATATTACACCTCCCGATATCTCCCATCTATATatagccggcccggatggctcaagcggtaggggcacggcatgtccctatcgcttggtccgaagggttgtggttTCGAGTCccacctcgggcatgggtgttgtgattgtattagtataagtaaaaaaaaaaagaaggaaacaaaggtaaacaaacagaaaacagaaaacaaaaatagataactttggaaaacggcctctggccggtaaaaaaaaaaaaaaaaaaaaaaaatctattggtGGACAGTTGCCACTCGTTATCAACGTGGTATGAAAATGGACTGTTCGCAATggttttaaattctccactctaaTACGCAGTGCGTTCACTTCTATAATCGTGGACTTCATctacatcctgaactgcgtcctAATGGAGTGGGGTTGCAATACACAGACATTGCCagatttttgggccttatctttgattataaattaacgtggtaGGCGTATATGCGTGATTTGAGAAGAAACGAAAAGtccctaaatatttgacttcttTTATCAGGAGTTGCGGAGGTGCAGATCGCATAGTGGTTTTATGTCTTTATCGTACTCTTATCCGATCCAAGCTGGATTATGGGTGTTTTATTTATAgttcagcaaataaatctaaattacgcCTGTTAGATACTGTCCATCATCATCGGATTTGCCTCGCTACAGGTGCCCTCCGAACGAGTCGCATAGAGTGTCTGTATTGTGAAGCgggagaaccatcactgtatcggtgACGTAATGTCTTGTTGTATTAAAATTCTAACAACTCGTCCCATTTTTCGTGTCATTACAGCTGATACAGTGAAAATTCATGGAGACTTCTTCCAGCAGGCCTTACAGTATTGTGAACTGCTCTCAGAGCTGGACATCCATCTACCATCAGTAAGCACActggatgaaagaataatggaacggagaaaaattctctccggcgccgggatttgaacctgggttttcagctccattcgctgacgctttatccactaagccacaccagatacaaccccggtgtcggacagaattgtctctgattgagttccaactcttgggttccctctagtggtcgccctctgcactatgtcatagatgtctatgaacataggaccgaagtgcacacatgtgctgaggtgcactcattatgagtgactagttggccgggatccgtcggaataagcgccgtcttaaatcacttcgtgatttacgcatatcatatattatttcaatgtaccgaagtacatatgatatttccatgcagatattctgcgtcatcatacgatgaaagagtgatggaacggagaaaatcccagtgccggagagaatttttctccgttccattactctttcatcgtatgatgacgcagaatatctgcatggaaatatatgtacttcggtacattgaaataatataagcACACTGGAGTTTACAACCTCTCCACCGTGGATTTTGCGACATCCCATGATTGATGTAACTTTGACtcgaagttttaaaaattttacactaGCATTGTTTATAGACTTTGTTTTATTGAGCTTTTATCACttttttcaaattattctttagttttttcTGACGGATCACGGGTAAATGATTTTGTAggttgctccttcgttgcaaatggacagatatttaaatataaattgtgcGAATATACCAGTGTTCTTACTGCTTTTTACAGAGCTTTATTCTTTTTAATTAGACAACCTCGGTACATATATCTAATCTGCTCAGACTCTTTTAAGTGCAAATCACTCTCTGCAGTGTTTCCATTCAGATGGTCACCTTGTGGTAAGAACACAGCAGCAAttccacacactcctaagctctgaCTCCGAGATTGGAATAGTGTGGATTCCTGCCCATGTTGGAATTCCAGGGAATGAGAccgcagatgctgcagccaaagatggtgctACGAATGGCACTCTGATATATTGGGGCGAGAGGTGTCAAGACATACAAAATCATTTGGAATATAGAATATGGGGGCAATGGGAATGAGAATGGTCTGCAGTAGtgggaaataaattacgaagtaTAAAGAGTATCGTCCGAGTTTGTGATTCGTCAACAAGAGcatcacgacacgaagaagttttactcacccaaTTGATGATTGGTCACTGTCGTCTGACACATGACCATCTCTTATGTGGCGAACCTCAATCGGAGGGTGAGATATGCCATGTAGCAATTACAGtctagcatattttaatgcattgtAATAAATATGAGCGTGACCTTTGGCAATATgtaattcggccgactctacgtgacgctcttgcaCTGACTTTAATTGTGTAAATGCATTTCggaaatttttattgaatattggATTTGActgggtgatttagtttttttatgtacactttttttttattaaactctGGACTCTTTATATCTGGAgcttatatttgtttaatatttctattttacaTATGACATTTCGGACATTTTACATCCGAATAGcctattttataaaattgtattgttttgaaatgtgcTACGCGATTTATCTCTAgtggtatttgttttattattttattggttcgttTTGAATAATActtagggtctgagaactgctcacttttgtGAATTTTAAGGATCACCTTGttgatactgcatttgtgtacctcgttttttaCTCCTTTTTAGCATTCTCATTACAGTactatttgtgtttttttaaaacaaatttagacaagggcgcaaatagccatactTGCTGACCCGTCCTTATTAAAGTCCACTATCTATCTATGATTACtcataaattaattatacaaggaTGTACCTCTTTTTAACTAATGGTAGTATACTTCCTCATGAAATAGGTTTCCTCGGAATTGGctattcaataacaacatatctatttgatgcgactattttatatACTGATAGTTTATTTCCTTTAGAATTGCAGCTACTAATGAGAGGACTGTATCGTTAGAATTCGACGATATTGCACATGAAGAAAACGAGACTCTGTGTGAGATTCCCAAGAATTCAGGTTCCTCGGGAAAACTTCCGCGGTCTCGTGAAGATGATAAGCAATTGGAATTTGGATTGTCTAAAATATCTTTCTCGAATTCTACAAAATCGAAATGGCAATTACCCAAGGATGCAGCAGTCAAGATACTTTTCaagtgcgatgtttgtggtaagtgttttccAACGAAAAGTAGCCTTAAAAGCCATGAACGCCGACATAGAGACGAGAAatttttcaaatgtgatgtttgtggtaagtgtttctcggagTTATGTAGTCTAAGAAAGCATGAACATggacacacaggcgagaaacctttcaaatgcaatTCTTGTGGCAAGTGTTTTTCAAAGTCTTGTAACTTAAAAGCTCATGAACGCCTGCATACAGGCAAAAAAATTTTCAAGTGTGATGACTGTGATAGGTGTTTCACGTTTTTATGTAGCTTCAAAACGCATTTACGCGTGCACACAGGCGAcagacctttcaaatgtgatcttTGTGGCAAGTCTTACTCTGATTTGAGTACCTTGAGAAATCATGAACGCTtccacacaggcgagaaacctttcaaatgcaatgtttgtggcAAGTGTTTTCGAAGTTGTCATAACCTAAAAGGTCATGAACGCCTgcatacaggcgagaaacctttcaagtgtgatGATTGTGACAGGTGTTTTTCGGATTGGAGTAACCTAAAAAGACAAGTTAATTCACacgggcgagaaacctttcaaatgtgatgtatgtggtaagtgtttctttCAGTCAGGTAACCTAAAAATCCATGAACGCCGGCACACAGGTgtaaaacctttcaaatgcggtATTCGTGTTGAGTGATTGATCCTAGTAGTCTAATTGTAAGAAGCTATGTACTGACCAGAAAACTTCCAAATATGTTTACTTACAAACTCGTTTCGCTAGTAGATATACGTAGTTTTAATATTAATGAACTCTAACGTATTGTTAACTCGCCTTGCTAATGCAATTGTGTGGTTGGTATATTTGGCGGTAGGGTAGTCTAAAAggctatctgatgcttttccaattcactgcgggctaaagcagggggatgctctatcacctttactttttaacttcgcgctagaatatgccattaggaaagttcaggataacaggcagggtttggaattgaacgggttacatcagcttcttgtctatgcggatgacgtgaatatgttaggagaaaatacacaaacgattagggaaaacacggaaattttacttgaagcaagtagagcgatcggtttggaagtaaatcccgaaaagacaaagtatatgattatgtctcgtgaccagaatattgtacgaaatggaaatataaaaattggagatttatccttcgaagaggtggaaaaattcaaatatcttggagcaacagtaacaaatataaatgacactcgggaggaaattaaacgcagaataaatatgggaaatgcgtgttattattcggttgagaagctcttatcatccagtctgctgtccaaaaatctgaaagttagaatttataaaacagctatattaccggttgttctgtatggttgtgaaacttggactctcactctgagagaggaacataggttcagggtgtttgagaataaggtgcttaggaaaatatttggggctaagcgggatgaagttacaggagaatggagaaagttacacaacacagaactgcacgcattgtattcttcacctgacataattaggaacattaaatccagacgtttgagatgggcagggcatgtagcacgtatgggcgaatccagaaatgcatatagagtgttagttgggagaccggagggaaaaagacctttagggaggccgagacgtagatgggaggataatattaaaatggatttgagggaggtggggtatgatgatagagactggattaatcttgcacaggatagggaccgctggcgggcttatgtgagggcggcaatgaaccttcgggttccttaaaagccatttgtaagtaagtaagtagtctaAAAGGACATGAACAAATATGGGCGGAAAGTTTTTCAAATCTGTTGTTTGTGAAATGTGTTTCTTTTGCAACACTTTTAAGTATGTTTCCAAACATACTCACGAAAAAAATTTGCTAATGCGATGTGTGCGAAATATGTTTCTCAATCCTGTAAGCTGAAAGTTCATGGACTCTATCACGGGCGAGAGCTTTTAGGCCTGGTCTACAATAAATctggaatggaaacgacaacgagatcgGACATATTGTTAACATACATACATTGAAAGTGGGCATTTGCAATTAAAGAGAAAATTGCAGAGATCGTGAATATTTATCACCCTCTTGTTACCATATAACTGTTTTCTCGTCGTATTTTTTTTGTAGCAATTAGGGCGTAACATGATATCTTCTTCATACATCGTGTCTGACTaaaaaattcagtagaatcactttcagtaTTCTACGTTTATCTGAACAGATTATCACGGGATTTGATTACTTAAATATTCtctcataaattttgaagttcgTACTAATATCGTCAAAATGGGTAATGtcgactttacatatcattaTTGACATGCTTATCGATATTCATTGTCGTTTCAGTTTGTGGTTTATTGTGTATCAAAAATCAATTTTGTCTTCACACTATGTAGGTAAGTCttaacattttatatattatcttGTTATTTCTTATTAGTACTCATTCATGaccaatgaaaaataaaacagtgTGAAATGAGGTTTTGTGCTACAGGACTACGAAATACAACGGGCTATGTGAACTATAATATACTAAGTATAATGAGTGGAACAAAGTGAATCAATATTCAtatcgaaacaattttttttctactaaTACATACTAAAAATTTATAACCTATGCGGTACGTAGTCATTGAACAATAAACTctccttaaaataataaatgtaaaataaattccttgaagtaaACCTTTCACGGTTCATATTTGTCATAAGTTAGGTTTTTCTTAGAGGAAAAAAGAAGACACAAGATTAAGTTCTGTTTGCAGGAAGAAACTGTGCGTTCTGAAGTGTATGCTCCTATGCAAAAGTGTGTCAGCAAAGCTGTACAACCCATTTGTAGTGACAGTGATATGCAAACCTGCTGTAGTGTCGAATGTGACATTGAAGTTACTGAgatggagaaaaattaatttagtatCTATTTCaacgaaacataaataatattggcGTCAGAGGTAGtccattgaagaaaaaaaattgttcacaaaaATATTCGAAGAGGGAAATGCAAAATGTAAACGGAACATTGAGATATAAAACTTTTTAACGGATGGAGAATACCGAGTCATAACAAGACGAGGAAAATGTTTTGGacaacatagagaagaatatttttaatgcaaaagataaaaattatgaaattcgaaTTTTAACATTACAGCCTTTGTCTCAGACTTTAAATACAGTAAACACATAACGCAAATCGCCAAAGGGCTCTTATGTGTGCACTTCAAACTGTCgtctcaaggtcaagcaatgggctGCATTTGCTACGTGTGATCACCCTAATCCTGAACCACTGTCGTCAGCTAGTACAGTCGGAATTACCAGTgcctcagttcacagttttcattaCAGTGAGTCGTGCATGATTTGTATGTGACTTGAATCTGCCAGTTCGATAATAGCAACAGAAGCAGTAGTATTGGGTACTCCAAACAGGAGGAAAGGGAAATCTCTGCTATACTCCGCTGTAAACTTAGTGGTTTATTTCTATGGTTCAGAGGATATCTGTCAAGCTGTTCCTAGGAAGAAGGTTTTGTCGCAGTTAGAAAGATTGTTTCGAAAATGAAAGTTAAAGCGTGCTGTATGCGCCATATGTTTGTAACATTATGTATGGAAAGACTGTATAGTAATTACGTGCAACTTCTGATAGAGTAATtaataagggtacagtaaattaTTTGTGTACTTATTTGTCTTCTTGAGTTTTGTAATTACGTATGAGTTTCTCAATGTCTGTTAAGCCTAGAATGCTATCGTCATTGAGTGGTACTGTATTTGCTACTGTTACTTAGAATGCATTGAGCAATCCGCAAACATGTTTGATACAACATATTGTGCTGAGCATTATCGTACTACTGTGTTTAACTAATCAGCTACATGTGAATTGatgatgaagatacaggagagcACCTCAGGCAGGAAGGAAAACTTTCTCTCATAAGAAAAGTCTGGGAAATTTGGCTTCAAAATTCGACTGGAGATATATTATTGGATTTGCAGTGTATGAATTCTCTCCAGCTTCAACTGAGGTGTTTCGGTTGAATTTTGTATACTTTCCTCTCTTCGGTAGCTGAATATGTGGTGAGTTCccagttttctgttttcttttcttctcttccttctttctccattcgcttgttTCCTACAGTTTAATCTCCATCTTTCGTATTGGATTTTCCATTAATAGTTGACCTTGAGCTGTAACTTCATTCCAGtatgtattctggatccttgtcACTAAGACAGACTTCATCATCAAACTCTACATTGTCTTCAACAGTATCATATGAATTTTCATCTATAATTCGTATAATATTGTCAGGATCatcacgtaagttttcatcccTTGTTACTGTGATAGATAAAATATgcttacaagaaaataaataaactgcactgtcagaaaattttctattaattcaatttataggtaaatctgacgtacacttgcAAATATATCTTATAATAACTTGGCTAAGcctgtaagttgcaacctgctgtcacgactgcCAGGCAGCAACTGACAGatggaggcatagctagaaggaGAGGAGATTCGATTGGTGAAAAATTTAGGTGAGCATTAATTGACGACatattatacgtcaaaattacgtatgATAGCATTCTGGGGGGAAATGTACCCATTTAATTTCCTTAATCTATAACTACAATATGCTTAACACGTGTACTTTTACGAAGTATGGTGACGTCCATCCCTATTCCTATGCAAGGACATTATATAATCTGGAGGTAAGATAATTGGTttgaataatatatttacattttgccTTCTGCTCCGCAttataaagacaaaaaaaaaattctcagtcTATCTTCTTAGAAAAATATAGGTTATATATAGCGAACGTTTACTAAAGTAAGTGATATTGCTGAGAAGGCCAATTAATCACAATTCCAAATACAaggaaatattcatgcagcattctttaatgtcataaaatacatgtacagattagaaggcgtgagaaattaggtactcattgattaactttataactttttTACAGTGTTACCTTTTTAGGAAATTAGGTAGGCTGCTTCTTTAATTTACACTTACAGAGAACACAGGAGGagcaaaaaaaatgtatttggatAGGATATAGCCTGAGGAAAGAGAACGCTTAGAGATGGACCCCACAAGGATATCGTCAGAGGCAGACATCGGAAGACTTGGAGATGAAGGGTAGAAGAGGTGCTAGAGACTAGGAAATGTCGGGCAGCCTAAACTTACTGGATAAAACGAGATAAAAGTGGAGAAGTTTTGTTGCTGCCTTTTGATCCATTAGGagcataatatattacatttggattttctttttcattttccataCTCATATTATTTCATCTATGATAAAAACAAGTGCTTTGGATAATAAATTCTGAAGAGTATTGCGTATGCAGTAACATAAAATTGTGCTagatttaattctatttatctatatctGTCCACGATACTGTGGTCTGTCTTACATGCACTATACCTAACACGAGTTACACGGCAGCGCATGTCTGGAGTAGTGGAATCAGTTTAGCAGGGTTTCCAACATATAAATTATGTCCTCATCATTGTAGCTAACACGACAGCGCATCTCTGGAGCAAGAGGACTAATAATACAAGGCCTCTTGCTCTGGAGCAGTGTAATCAGTTTAGCAGCGTTGCCAACTTATCAATTGTGTCCCCGTCAGTCTAACAGCTGGGAAaccgtcaaaattaaaacaaattagaaCCTTTCAATATATCTGtatacaaataaaagcaaatattaacaCAACTTCGTTACcaatcctgattaaaataataattaatacatatcatATGCCTCTAGTTCTGCAATTGATGTGCTGGGTTGATCTACCCTCCTTCAAAAATTGAACAAtgaaaaatgacagcagctaagtCTGTCAAAATTTGCGCCAGAAAATTCGTTACTCGTCAAAGCCATTATTTTCCCTTCCGCTACATTGAATTCCGTGCCGTTGGCGACACTGCTGTTTAGTCGCTACATTCACGGCAACATTGTTGTCTTTCATTGCTGAGTGTCCAGGCAGAAGCAATGAAGTTCTCTCGGTGATTATTCTAACTCGtgggtttatacagggtgtatcaaaaatacgtgtacaaacttcaggcatgggttccttacaccaaaagaaggaaaaaagttcatatgaacatatgtcccataatcctttgtttccccgttattcatttattactaaaagtttgcgttcaacggccttcgaggtccaacctcaaaccttcatttctttatgcactcattcatagaaggctgtgactcgttgtatcagaaatggactgcagatgacgaagtgttgccatggagacttgtttacatatgtcatttgtcattagtctgtcttcaacgttgcaattgtgaacgtggagtgagttaacgtgtttcgttcaaccatggcaggacgatattcatttcgtgagcaggctgacatcatttttatgtatggtcgcgcgaatggtaatggacgcgaggctgtacggctgtatcagatggcgtttccagaccgaagacaaccgaatcatcaaacctttgttgctgtgtattgtcgcgttgctgagacaggaaccgttgCAACACAGACTGGTGATCGAAGAAGACCAAGAATTGTTCGTACGCCGAACttcgaagaagacattttacactgtgccgacgacgatccaggtatcagtacaagacaattggctgtggcaactggtacatcacacagtacagcatggagggtacttcacgagcagctcttgtatccgtatcatatgcaacgtgtgcagggcctttcgcctgccgattatccaccacgggagaacttttgccgatggtttctagcacaaatagccaatccattgtttgtctcatcagttttgtttacagatgaggcaacgtttgggagatggaattaccaatttccacaatgaacacgtatgggcagatcgtaatcctcgtgctgtatttcaggctagacatcagcaacaatttaggattaatgtgtgggctggaatcgTAGGTGACTGTCTTgtaggtccatacgttctaccagcacgtcttacaggtgctatctacagggactttatccaaaacactcttccagaattactgcacgaagatgtgcctctgaacataagacaaaacatgtggttcatgcatgatggggctccagcacattttagtcgccttgttcgagatacactgactggtgtctaccatgacagatggataggcagaggaggaccagttcaatggccagcacgttctcccgacctcagtcctttggatttttatctttgggggcaccttaaacaattggtttatggagcagacatcccggatcaagaaactcttcatcgacgtgtcatggaagcctgcgaaaccattcgacatcatcccggagtatttgaaagggtaCGACAGTCCATTAttcgacgagtgcatgcatgtctagaagcaagaggaggacatttcgagcattggttatgagttttgtgtgttggcacattatgagtgtaccaatgtgttgaacagttcctaacggggaaacaaaggattatgggacatatgttcatatgaactttttccttcttttggtgtaaggaacccatgcctgaagtttgtacacgtatttttgatacaccctgtatactaacGGTAGATCCGCTTGTATTTCTTTCGTAGAAGAGGCAAGGGTAATTATGGATTTTGACTACTGGGAAGTAAGTAAGCACTCTTGATTATAGGGTAGTTTTATCAGGTGAAAAGTCCACatttgtggagtaatggttagcacgtctagccacaaaaccaggtggcctggattcgattctcggtcggggcaagttacttggttgtggttttttccgggggtttccctcaacgcaatatgagcaaatactgggtaatttCGGACTCACGTCactggcattatgaccttcatttcattcagacgctacttggttgtggttttttccggggttttccctcaacgcaatatgagcaaatactgggtaatttcggactcacttcactggcattatgaccttcatttcattcagacgctaaatgatctaagatattgataaaatgtcataaaatattttttgtgtgttttttaattagtgatttattatgatttataccgttgaagccaccggcgtggctcagtcgttaaccgcgcttgcctgccggtttgaagttgcgctcgggcgcgggttcgatccctgcttgggctgattacctgattgggttttttccgtggttttccccaaccgtacggTGAGTGCcaaataatctatggcgaatcctcggcctcatctcgccaattaccatctcgctatcaccaatctcatcgacgctaaatagcctcgtcgttgatacagcattgttaaataaccaacttaaaaaactgTACGGTTGAATTCAGCGGGCGTTGTGATGATTGGTGGCTAGGTTTCAGTATGAAgatattttgaaaacagattgGAAGAGGAAGCGTTTTAGTTGTCGAAGAAGGTTTAGTGGTTTCAACGGGGGGCGGGGGGATTTGTGATTGGTTGCAGAGTGGTAGAGTTGAATTGATCGATCGATTGCAGTATTGAAGGATCTGTGTTTTGTCTGGATGACTTAGATGAGTGAGGTACAGTTTATTAGATTGAGGAAACAAGAATTGCTTGAGTTCTTAATTAATCAtggcgggctaaaacaaggagatgcactatcacctttactttttaacttttctctagagtatgccattaggaaagtccaggataacagagaggatttggaattgaacggattatattaggtgcttgtctatgcggatggcgtgaatagcgtatgttaggagaaaatccacaaacgattagggagaacACGGCACTTtaacttggagcaagtaaagagataggcttggaaataaatcctgaaaagacaaagtatatgattatatctcgtgaccataatattgtacgaaatggaaatataaaaattgtaaatttatcctttgaagtggtggaaaaattcaaatacctgggagcaacagtaacaaatataaatgatactcgggaggaaattaaacacagaataaatatgagaaatgcctgttattattcggttgacaagcttttaccatccaatctgctgtaaaaaaaatctgaaagttcgaatttataaaacagttgtattaccggttgttctttatggttgtgaaacttggattctcactttgagagaggaacatgggttaagagtgtttgataataaggtgcttaggaaattatttggggctaatagggatgaagttacaggagaatggagaaagttacacaacac includes the following:
- the LOC138691301 gene encoding zinc finger protein 664-like isoform X2 yields the protein MMDVIKTELEVDPLSLETTDDTEEEEKKPILEEEQSNLHTVNEEPKVEVTTENNEVFTERIAATNERTVSLEFDDIAHEENETLCEIPKNSGSSGKLPRSREDDKQLEFGLSKISFSNSTKSKWQLPKDAAVKILFKCDVCGKCFPTKSSLKSHERRHRDEKFFKCDVCGKCFSELCSLRKHEHGHTGEKPFKCNSCGKCFSKSCNLKAHERLHTGKKIFKCDDCDRCFTFLCSFKTHLRVHTGDRPFKCDLCGKSYSDLSTLRNHERFHTGEKPFKCNVCGKCFRSCHNLKGHERLHTGEKPFKCDDCDRCFSDWSNLKRQVNSHGRETFQM
- the LOC138691301 gene encoding zinc finger protein 664-like isoform X1; protein product: MMDVIKTELEVDPLSLETTDDTEEEEKKPILEKWNFFDQHVTVNQSPDLTSEIKFEGDPVPFSFPVVKREQEEEQSNLHTVNEEPKVEVTTENNEVFTERIAATNERTVSLEFDDIAHEENETLCEIPKNSGSSGKLPRSREDDKQLEFGLSKISFSNSTKSKWQLPKDAAVKILFKCDVCGKCFPTKSSLKSHERRHRDEKFFKCDVCGKCFSELCSLRKHEHGHTGEKPFKCNSCGKCFSKSCNLKAHERLHTGKKIFKCDDCDRCFTFLCSFKTHLRVHTGDRPFKCDLCGKSYSDLSTLRNHERFHTGEKPFKCNVCGKCFRSCHNLKGHERLHTGEKPFKCDDCDRCFSDWSNLKRQVNSHGRETFQM